GGACGCTCGCCGAGCATCTCGGTGGCGATCTCGTACCAGTCCATCTTGGTGGACTTGGGGCGGACGTCGATGATGTCGTACTGCGACACCCGGTAGCTCGGGATGGTCACCTTCTGGTCATTGACCCGGAAGTGACCGTGGTTCACGAGCTGACGTGCCTGACGACGCGTCTGCGCGAGACCCGCGCGGTACACGACGTTGTCCAGACGCGACTCCAAGAGCTGGAGGAGGTTTTCGCCGGTCTTACCCGGGCGGCGGTGAGCCTCCGCGTAGTAGCGACGGAACTGCTTCTCCATCACGCCGTAGGTGAAGCGGGCCTTCTGCTTCTCCTGCAGCTGGGTGCGGTACTCGGACTCCTTGATCCGCGCGCGGCCATGATGACCGGGCGGGAAGGGCCGACGTTCGAATGCGGTGTCCCCACCTACGAGGTCCACGCCCAGACGGCGGGACTTGCGGGTGACGGGGCCGGTGTAACGTGCCATGGTTCTCTACGTTCCTTCCGGCTCAGACTCGACGCCGCTTGGGCGGACGACAGCCGTTGTGGGGCTGGGGGGTGACATCGGAGATCGTGCCCACCTCGAGGCCGGCGGCCTGAAGCGAACGGATCGCGGTCTCACGGCCCGAGCCGGGGCCCTTGACGAACACGTCGACCTTCTTCACTCCGTGCTCCTGCGCCTTGCGGGCCGCGTTCTCGGCGGCGAGCTGGGCGGCGAAGGGCGTCGACTTGCGCGAGCCCTTGAAGCCGACGTGACCGGAGGACGCCCAGGCGAGGACGCCACCGGAGGGATCGGTGATCGAGACGATGGTGTTGTTGAACGTGCTCTTGATGTGGGCGTGGCCCAGAGGAACGTTCTTCTTTTCCTTGCGACGACCCGTCTTCTTGGGGCCCGCAGCGCGTGACTTGGGGGGCATTACTTCTTCTTTCCGGCGACGGTCTTCTTCGGACCCTTACGGGACCGGGCGTTGGTCTTGGTGCGCTGACCACGAACGGGCAGTCCGCGACGGTGGCGGATGCCCTGGTAGCTGCCGATCTCGATCTTCCGGCGGATATCGCCCTGGACCTCGCGGCGAAGGTCACCCTCGACCTTGTAGTTGCCCTCGATGTCGTCACGAAGGACGGTCAGCTGCTCGTCCGTGAGATCCTTGGTGCGCAGATCCGGGCTGATGCCCGTGCGCTCCAGGATGTCGACGGCCCGCGTGCGACCGATGCCGAAAATGTAGGTGAGCGCGATCTCCATACGCTTGTCGCGTGGGAGATCAACGCCGGCAAGACGTGCCATGTGGCGTTTCTCTTTCGTCATGCGGTAGGTCTGCTCCCCGACCGTCCCCGCTGACGGATGGTCATCTCACGATGAGCATTCGTACGAGGCCCTGGCCTCCGCATCCAGGGGTATGGAACCCGCCTCACCTGACTGCGGTGAGGCGGCTGGTACGGGGAGTTGAGCGCTTTACTTGTAGCGGTAGACGATCCGACCACGCGTGAGGTCGTACGGCGACAGCTCGACGACCACTCGGTCCTCGGGCAGGATGCGGATGTAGTGCTGGCGCATCTTCCCACTGATGTGTGCGAGGACCTTGTGTCCGTTCTCGAGTTCGACGCGGAACATTGCGTTCGGCAGCGGCTCGACAACTCGGCCCTCGACCTCGATGGCTCCGTCTTTCTTTGCCATACTTGTTACGGTCCTCCACGATTCCCCGGATGTCGTCTACCGGATTCTGGTGCACTGGTGGGCACACCGACGTATAAGCCTACGTCAGTGCTCGTGCTAGTGCCAATCGAGCACTCAGACGTAGCAGGCCCGTCCCGCCGGGACGCCGTCGAATCGCTGCTGCAGCCAGTTCATCGCGGTCGGTAGCTTCTCCACCGCGCCGATGAGGTGCTCCGGGGCCACTCCCGGTTCCCACGTGAGCGGAGTCCCCTCGCGGCAGTACCGCTTGGCGGTCTCCTCCGCGTCCCAGAAGGGCACCAGCGGGTCCGTGCGCGAATGCCACATGAAGACCGGGACCCGCGGGACATCCGGCGACAGCCGGACGCTGTTCTCCCCGAACGCCCGCATCAGCCCCTCCTCCGCCATGAGGTCTCCGCCCTCGAGGACCATCGGCACCGACCGGAACGCGCCGAACACCAGCAGAGAGGCCGTGCACCTTCCCTTCATCCGATCGAACAGGGCCCAGCCCTCGGGAGTGAGCTTCTCTTCCAGCCGGATGTCCTCCGGGTATTCCCGCGCCATTCCCACAGCGGCGGCGAAGGCCAACCCGAACGCGGGGTGCGGCCAGTTGCCGATCATCCGCGCCATCGTGGTCATGTCCGTCGGGATACCGCCCTGCGCGACCCCCACCAGGTTGACGTCCGGGGCGTAGTCGTCGTGCATGAGAGAGACCCAGGCGCTGGCGATCCCGCCGCCCGAGTACCCCAGGGCGCCGAACCGGCTGTCCCGGGAGTCGAACCGGGGGTCGTCGCGCACGGCTCTCATCCCGTCCAGCACGATGCGCGCGGACAGCTGACCGCCGGGGTAGGCGACCTTGGGCCCCAGGTGATCGGGGATGATCACCGTCCACCCCTGGTCCAGGCGGACCCGGAGGAACGCCATCGCGTTGTCCTGCGCGGTCTCGAGAGTCGGGTTGACCAGGGTCTCGGTGGGAGCGCAGCTCTGGCCGAGGGCGTTGAGATAGTGCTGGTAGCTCAGGACCGGCCCGTCCGGCCGGGCGTGGGGCGGCCGCACGACGGTCGCCGTCGCCAGGATCGGACGATCACGGGTGTCGGTGGAGCGGTACGCGATCTCCGTCACCTCGTACCCGACGAACGCGGGCATGGTGACGACCCGGGTGTTGATCACGTCGCCCAGTTCCGCACCGGCGAGCACCGCGGGGTCCGCGTGATAGAACGGCGCCGGCTGCGGGTCCTCCATGAGGGACCCCTGCCCGCCCTCCATCAGCGACTGTGCTCCCGCCGACGGGGTCGGCCCCGCCATCTGGGCCAGGATCACTACGAGAACGAGGGCTGCCGCCAGCGCCGTGCGCGTCGGTGTCGTGATGGTACGGCGCACGTGGGGGTGAGCGAGCATGCCCTGACCTTTCGGGCCGGTGGTCAACAGTGGGAACACCCTAACCCGGCCTGTGAAGGCACCGGAACACGTACCCCTCGACGGCGCTCAGTCCAGTGGACGTGGCGTGAGCACACGCGGGCCGTCGGAGGTGACGGCCACGGTGTGCTCCCAGTGGGACGACGGTGACCCGTCGACCGTGACGACCGTCCAGTCGTCGGCAAGTGTGCGGGTGTCGGTCTCGCCACCGAGCACGAGCATCGGTTCCACCGCGAGGACCGACCCCTCCTGGAGCCGCGGCCCCTTCCCCGCCTTGCCCTCGTTGGCGAGGAAGGGCCACTCGTGCATCTCACGCCCGATGCCGTGCCCGCCGAACCCGTCGACTATCCCGAGGGTGACGCCGTGCCGCTGCTCCGCTCGGCGCGTCGCCATCTCCAGCGCGTGCGACACGTCCGTGAGCCGATTGCCCGGAGACATGGCGAGGATGCCCTCCTCGAGGACCTCGCGCGTCGCCTGGTTGAGAAGGGCCACCGAGGGGTCCAGCGCGCCGACGCCGAAGGTCCAGGCGGAATCGCCGTGCCAACCGTCCAGCACCGCACCGCAGTCGACCGAGACCAGGTCCCCCTCCCGGAGGACCGTGGCGGGGCCGGGGATACCGTGCACGACCACCTCGTTGACAGAGGTACAGATCGAGCCGGGGAAACCCTCGTAGCCCTTGAAGGACGGGACCGCACCGGCGTCCCGGATCAGCTGATCGACCAACGAATCCAGATCCGCGGTGGTCGCGCCCGGCACGGCGGCCTCCCGCGCGGCGACGAGTGCGCGGCCGACGATCCGGCCGGCGGCCTCCATCGCATCCAGCTCAGCGGGAGTGCGCGCCGTCACGACGCTCGTGCGCGACCGACCGAACACCGTGGTTCAGCGATCCAGCGCGGAGAGCGCGCGGGCGTTGATCTCGTCCACCTCGCCCACGGCGTCGACGGTCGTGACCTCGCCACCGTAGTACTCGAGAAGGGGGGCCGTCTCGGAGCGGTAGACCGCCATGCGGTTGCGGATCACGTCCTCCGTGTCGTCCTCACGTCCGCGCGCGAGCATCCGCCCGACCACGGTGTCCTCGTCGACCTTGAACTCGATGACGGCGTCGAGCGAGTGACCCGCATCGGCGAGCATGACCTTCAGGGCATCCGCCTGCTCGACACTGCGGGGGTAGCCGTCGAGAAGGAACCCCTCGGTGGCGTCGGGCTCGCCGATCCGCGCCTCGACCATGCGGTTGGTGACGTCCGCGGGCACCAGGTTGCCGGCGTCGATGTAGGACTTGGCCTCCTTGCCGAGGTCCGTCCCCTGGGAGATGTTGGCCCGGAAGAGGTCACCCGTGGAGATGTGCGGGACACCGAGCTTCTCCGACAGCAGGGCCGCCTGGGTTCCCTTGCCGGCGCCGGGGGGGCCGAGGAGGACGAGACGCATGGTGAGGACCAGCCTTTCTACAGTGTGATGTGCTCGGGGTTACAGCGACTACTTGAGGAAGCCCTCGTAGTTCCGCTGCATGAGCTGTGCCTCGATCTGTTTCACGGTGTCGAGACCCACCGACACCATGATGAGCACAGCGGTGCCACCGAACGGCATGTTCTGCATGTCTCCACCCCCGCTACCCATGTCGAGGAAGACGTTGGGGAGAACAGCGATGAGCCCGAGGTACAGGGAACCGAACAGCAGGATCCGGTTGAGCACGTAACCGAGGTACTCGGCCGTCGGGCGACCCGGGCGGATGCCCGGGATGAAGCCGCCGTACTTCTTCATGTTCTCGGCCTGCTCCATGGGATCGAACTGGATGGCCACGTAGAAGTACGCGAAGAAGATGATCAGGGCGAAGTAGAGCAGGATGTAGCCCCAGCTCGACGGGTTCTGCAGGTACTGCATGACGTATCGCTGCCAGAATCCGTCCGCGGCGGGCTCGGGGCCCTGGATCAACTGGGTGATCAGGATCGGCACGTACATCATCGACGACGCGAAGATCACGGGGATGACGCCGGCCTGATTGACCTTCAGCGGCAGATAGGTGGACGTTCCGCCGTACTGACGACGCCCGACCATGCGCTTGGCGTACTGGACCGGGATCCGGCGCTGACCCTGCTCGACGAAGACCACGGCGACCACGATCAGGATCACCGCGAACATGACCGCGGCGAACTTCATCGTCGAGGAGTTCTGGTAGATGTTGACGCCCTCGGCCGGGATCCGCGAGGCGATGCCGGCGAAGATCAGGAGCGACATGCCATTGCCGACCCCACGGTCGGTGATGAGCTCACCGAACCACATGACGAGGGCCGCACCGGCTGTCATCACGATGACGATGGTGGCCAGGGTGAGGATGTCGCCGTCCATCAGGACGGACTCGCCGTTGCCGAGAAGCTGTCCCCGGTCGGCGAGCGCCACGATGCCGGCGGACTGCAGCACGGCGAGCGCGATGGTCAGATAGCGCGTGTACTGCGTCATCTTGGCCTGGCCGGACTGCCCCTCCTTCTTGAGCTGCTCGAAGTAGGGGATCACCACGGTCAGCAACTGCACGATGATGCTGGCCGTGATGTACGGCATGATGCCGATCGCGAACACGGACAGCTGCAGGAGCGCACCGCCCGAGAACAGGTTGACCAGGGAGTACAACTGCGCGTTGTCTCCGGTCATCGCTGTGTCGAGGAGACCCCGGAGCTTGGGGTAGTCGACACCAGGCGACGGGATCTGCGCGCCGATGCGGTAGAGGATGATGATCCCGAGGGTGAAGAAGATCTTCTTCCTCAGGTCCCGGTCCTTGATCGCGGACGCGAGTGCGGAGAGCACATGTCCTCCTGGTCATGGACGGCCCGTAGCCGCCACCTTCGTCGAATGCAGATGCGCCGGGTGGGTCAGACCGACGGCAGTGGTGTCGGACCCCGAACGCACAACAAGAAAAACTGTATCAAGATGAGCGCAGGGGCCGGATCCGAGACTCTCGGACCCGACCCCTGCACCCGTCATCCGGCCCCCGGAGGGGCCGGTCGGGGAATCAGGCCCCGGCCTCCGACACGCTTCCGCCGGCGGCCTCGATCTTGCTCTTGGCCGACGCGGACACCTTGTCGACGGCCACGGTCACGGCCACGGAGATGTCCCCGTCGCCCAGGACCTTGACCGGCTGGTTCTTGCGGACGGCGCCCACGGTGACGAGCTCGGCCTTGCCGACCTGCCCACCGTTCGGGAACAGCCGCTCGATGTCGGACACGTTGACGACCTGGAAGACGACCTTGTTGCGGTTCTTGAAGCCCTTGAGCTTCGGAAGACGCATGTGGATCGGCATCTGGCCACCCTCGAACGCCGCGGGGACGTTCTTACGTGCCTTGGTTCCCTTGGTACCGCGACCGGCGGTCTTGCCCCTCTTACCGCCTTCACCGCGACCCACGCGGGTCTTGTCGGTGTGGGCGCCGGGTGCCGGGCGCAGGTGATGCAACTTGATAGTCATGCTCACTCCGTCTCTTCGACCACGACGAGGTGGTTCACGACGTTGATGAGACCCCGGGTCTGAGCGTTGTCCTCACGGACGACCGTCTTCCGGATGCCCTTGAGTCCCAACGTCCGCAGGGAGTCCTTCTGGTTCTGCTTGATCCCGACCGTGCCACGGAGCTGGGTGATCTTGAGGTTGGCCATGATCTACGCCCCCTGTCCGGCACGAGCGCGGAGCATGCCCGCGGGTGCGACGTCCTCGATGGGCAGGCCACGGCGGGCCGCGACCTCCTCGGGGCGGTGCAGACCCTTGAGGGCCTTCACCGTCGCGTGGACCACGTTGATGGCGTTGTCCGAACCCAGTGACTTGCACAGGATGTCGTGGACGCCGGCGCACTCGAGCACGGCACGAGCCGCGCCGCCCGCGATCACACCGGTACCCGGCGACGCCGGACGGAGCATGACGACGCCTGCGGCGGCCTCACCCTGGATCGGGTGCGGAATGGTGGAGCCGATGAGCGGGACGCGGAAGAAGTTCTTCCGGGCCTCCTCCGACCCCTTCTGGATCGCCGCCGGCACCTCCTTGGCCTTGCCGTAGCCGACGCCCACCATGCCGTTGCCGTCGCCGAGGATCACGAGGGCGGTGAAGCTGAAGCGCCGACCACCCTTGACGACCTTGGAGACACGGTTGATGGTGACGACGCGCTCGATGAACTGAGACTTCTCGTCATCGCGCCCACCGCGGCGGTCGTTTCCGCCACGGCCACGGCCCCCGCCGCCGCCGCTGCGGCCGCCCTGGGCGTTGTCGTTGGTGGTGGTGGTCTTGTTGTCCGCGGCGGGCCCGGTGCTTCCGCCGTCACGACGCTGACGTCCCGGCATCAGACGGTCCTTCCGTTAAGGGTCAGTGCAGTGGTGTAGGTCATCAGAACTCCAGCCCACCCTCGCGGGCGGCGTCGGCGAGCGACGCGATCCGGCCGTGGTACTTGTTGCCACCACGGTCGAAGACGACGGCGTCGATGCCGGCGGCCTTGGCACGCTCGGCCAGGAGCTGACCGACCTTCGCGCTGCGGGCCTTCTTGTCGCCCTCGAACGCGCGGACATCGGCCTCGATCGTCGACGCGGCGGCCAGCGTGCGGCCGGCCAGGTCGTCGATGATCTGGGCGTGGATGTGACGCGAGGACCGGTTGACGACCAACCGCGGACGCTCGGGCGTGCCGGCGACCTTCTTGCGGAGGCGGTAGTGGCGCCGGGTACGGCCGACACGACGTGCTGTCGAGACGTCGGTACCCAGCGGGGAACGCTTCTTTGTGCTGCTCATGGTCACTTACCCGTCTTTCCGACCTTGCGACGGACCTGCTCGCCCTCGTAACGGATGCCCTTGCCCTTGTACGGGTCGTGCTTCCGCAGCCGCTTGATGTTGGCGGCGATCTGGCCCACCTGCTGCTTGTCGATCCCGGAGATCGAGAACTTCGTGGCTCCCTCGACGGCGAAGGTGATGCCGTCGGGTGCCGCGATCGGCACGGGGTGCGAGTAGCCCAGGGCGAACTCGAGGTCCTTGCCCTTGGCCACGACGCGGTAGCCCACGCCGAAGATCTCCATCTTCTGCACGTAACCCTCGGTGACGCCCACGACCATGTTGTTGACCAGGGAGCGGGAGAGGCCGTGCAGTGACCGGTTGTCGCGGTGGTCGTCGGGACGGTTCACCGTGATGGTGTTGTCCTCGATCGACACCGAGATGGGTGCGGGAAGATCCTGGGTGAGTTCACCCTTGGGACCCTTGACGGTGATGGTCTGGCCGTCGACCTTGATGTCGACTCCGGACGGAACGCTGATCGGAGCCTTGCCGATACGTGACATTTCTCGCCCCCTTACCAGACGTAGGCGAGGACTTCCCCGCCCACCTTCTTGTAGTTCGCCTGACGGTCCGTGAGCAGACCCTGGGAGGTCGAGATGATCGCGATACCCAGTCCGCCGAGAACCTTGGGAAGGCCGGTGGACTTGGTGTACACGCGAAGACCCGGCTTAGAGACTCGCTTGATGCCCTGGAGGCTGCGCTGGCGCGACGGGCCGTACTTGAGGTCGATGGTGAGCTTCTTGCCCACCTCGGCGTCCTCGACGGCGTAATCGGTGATGTAACCCTCTTGCTTGAGGATCGCCGCGATGTTGCCCTTGAGCTTGGAATGCGGCATGGAGACGGTGTCGTGGTAAGCCGAATTGGCGTTACGCACACGCGTCAGCATGTCCGCGATGGGATCGGTCATCGACATGGATAAACCATGTTCCTTTCTCGCAACGGTTCCCATGCAACACGGCCGGCGGTCGGCCTGTGGGCCGGCCGCGTCCGTCGTGGGCCTATCGCGAAGAGTTCGAATGTTCTGTTGTGTGGGGCCCGAGATCATCGACGATCTCCGGGTGACCCGCCGCGCATGGCGCTCTTCTCGCCACTTGCGACCCGACGGCTGGGCCGTCTGCCCGCGCCGGGGACCCGCGGATGCGGGGCCCCGGCGCGGACGGCCGGTCCGGCCCTGACTCGAGGTCAGTCCTCCTTGAAGGGGAAGCCGAGGTGCTTGAGCAGCGCCCGACCCTCTTCGTCGTTGGTCGCAGTCGTGACGACCGTGATGTCCATGCCGCGGGGGCGATCGACCTTGTCCACGTCGATCTCGTAGAACATGGTCTGCTCGTTGAGTCCGAAGGTGTAGTTGCCGTGGCCGTCGAACTGCTTGCCCGAGAGACCACGGAAGTCGCGGATACGCGGGAGGGCGACCGTCGTCAGACGATCGAGGAACTCCCACATACGGTCGCCGCGCAGCGTCACGCGCGCACCGATCGGCATTCCCTCGCGGAGCTTGAACTGCGCGATGGACTTGCGGGCCCGGCGGATCTGCGGCTTCTGGCCGGTGATCAGCGTGAGATCGGTGATGGCGCCGTTGATCAGCTTGGCGTCACGGGCGGCGTCGCCGACACCCATGTTCACGACGACCTTGACGACGCCCGGGATCTGCATGACGTTCGCGTACTCGAACGTCTCGTTCATGGCCGGCTTGATCTCGGCGCTGTACCGCGCCTTGAGACGCGGCGAGTAACCGGTGGGAAGTGCGGTTTCAGTCATGGTCACAGGTCCTTCCCGGTCTTGCGCGAGACACGGACGCGCTTACCGTTCTCGTCGGTGCGGATTCCGACGCGCGACGGGGCGCCGTCGGCGTCCACGACCATCACGTTGGACACGTGGATCGGGGCCTCCTGCGTGACGATGCCACCGGAGGAGGCACCACGCTCGGCAGCCGAGTTGGCGGTGTGCTTCTTGATGCGGTTGACGCCCTCGACGAGGACCTTGGACCGCTCGGGGAAGGCCTGGATGACCTTGCCCTTGGCGCCCTTGTCCTTGCCTGCGATGACGAGCACCGTGTCGCCCTTGTGGACCTTCATGTCAGAGCACCTCCGGAGCCAGCGAGACGATGCGCATGAACTTCTTGTCGCGCAATTCGCGACCGACGGGCCCGAAGATGCGGGTTCCACGCGGGTCGTTGTCGTTCTTGATGATGACGGCGGCGTTCTCGTCGAACTTGATGTACGAGCCGTCCGGGCGGCGGCGCTCCTTGGCGGTGCGCACGATGACGGCCTTAACGACCTCACCCTTCTTGACGTTGCCACCGGGGATGGCGTCCTTGACGGTGGCGACGATGATGTCGCCCACGCCTGCGTAGCGACGCTTGGATCCACCGAGAACGCGGATGCAGAGAATCTCCTTGGCACCCGTGTTGTCGGCGATCTTGAGTCGCGACTCCTGCTGGATCATTGTTCTCCTGACCAGGCTTGTTCAGATGTGTGCCGGATTCCGACCCGACACACGCGGCCACGTCACCCGCACCAGGTCTCTCGACACGGTTATCACGGGCAACTGGTCCAGTGTAGGGCCCCCGGCCTCCGAGCCCCAAATCACCGTCAGCTGCCGGCAGAACCGGTTGAGCTCTGCGTACTCGCCGAGCCCAGCGACCCGGACGAGCCGACGGCGTCCTCGACCACTCCCCTGGCCGCGACCCGGGCGCTCGGCCTGGCCGGCTCCAGACCCGACAGGATGTGATCCATGCCCGGCAGCATCTGGGTGACGAAGACCGGCCAGTTGTGTATCCCGGTCGGCATGTAGTTCATCCGCAGGTTCACCCCGGCGAGTCCGGCGAGGGACGACTCGAGCTTTCTGGTGCTCTCGTAGGACCCCTTCTCGAGGATGTGCCCGTCCACGAGGATCATCTCGTTGCTGCCGAACTGGCCGAGTTCCGCCGACCCGACCCGGCCCGTAGCGGCGCTGAGGTACACGGTCTTGCCGGCGAGCCCGGACGGGTCCGCCACGGTGTCGTGGTCCCGCCATTCCTGTGAATCGCGGGGGCCCCACATGTTCGTCGCGTCCCCGCCACGGGCGGCGACGGTCAGACGAGCGTACTGGTAGCCGAGCTCGTCAGTCGTCGAGTAGGCACCGCTGACCCCGGCTACCGCGTCAAACATCTCCGGGTTCGAGTTGGCCAGGTGCAGGGCCGCCGAGGCGCCCATCGACACACCCATCACTCCCCAGCTCCCGTTGTGCGCCAGTGGCGCGCCGGTATCCGGCGTGGGCTGCGCCAGGAGCAGGGGGAGCTCGTCGATGAGGAAGGTTTCCCACATGTTCGGTCCCAGGACCGGGTCGTCGGTCTGCCAGTCTGACCACATCGACGCCGGAGCCCCCGTCGGAGCGACGACGTTGACCGCCCGGTCCCGTAGCGCGGGATCCCCCCACCCCATCCCCGTGCTCCAGCCCGACGGCGACTCGCTCCCCACACCGTCCAGGAAGTACACGTTGGGGGCGTCCACGCCGTCCGGTGCCCGGTACACCTCCACCCGCACGGTGCGCTGCATCGAGGCGGAGGTGACGGTCCAGACCTCCGCACGTCGGTCCACCGGGTTCAGTGATCCCGGGAACAACGGCGCGACGTCGCGAACGGTGGTCTGGGTGATGGAACCGTCCCGGGTACTGACAGGACCTGCCGGGGCCTGCGAGCTACCGGGGCGGGGGAAGTCACCGGACCCGGCGGCCGCGACGGACCCGAGGACGGAGGTCAACGGGATCGGGGCGCCCAGTTGCGTCAAGGCGGCGACGCTCAGCGACGGAACCCCCAACAGGCTGCCCGGGGCCACGCTGGGCACCAGGGACCCGGGGTCCAGGCTCTGTGCCCCCGCAGTGCCCGTCCCGACACCGGATCCGATGAGCATGGCCGCTGCTGCCACCGCCGCGCCCCGGAGTGTGGCACCGGCACGCCGACTCGCCACTCCCCCGTGCCC
This Dietzia psychralcaliphila DNA region includes the following protein-coding sequences:
- the rplN gene encoding 50S ribosomal protein L14; translated protein: MIQQESRLKIADNTGAKEILCIRVLGGSKRRYAGVGDIIVATVKDAIPGGNVKKGEVVKAVIVRTAKERRRPDGSYIKFDENAAVIIKNDNDPRGTRIFGPVGRELRDKKFMRIVSLAPEVL
- a CDS encoding alpha/beta hydrolase; translated protein: MTIRPEIKRHGVDRHGIDGHGGVASRRAGATLRGAAVAAAAMLIGSGVGTGTAGAQSLDPGSLVPSVAPGSLLGVPSLSVAALTQLGAPIPLTSVLGSVAAAGSGDFPRPGSSQAPAGPVSTRDGSITQTTVRDVAPLFPGSLNPVDRRAEVWTVTSASMQRTVRVEVYRAPDGVDAPNVYFLDGVGSESPSGWSTGMGWGDPALRDRAVNVVAPTGAPASMWSDWQTDDPVLGPNMWETFLIDELPLLLAQPTPDTGAPLAHNGSWGVMGVSMGASAALHLANSNPEMFDAVAGVSGAYSTTDELGYQYARLTVAARGGDATNMWGPRDSQEWRDHDTVADPSGLAGKTVYLSAATGRVGSAELGQFGSNEMILVDGHILEKGSYESTRKLESSLAGLAGVNLRMNYMPTGIHNWPVFVTQMLPGMDHILSGLEPARPSARVAARGVVEDAVGSSGSLGSASTQSSTGSAGS